In the Acidobacteriota bacterium genome, GAAGCTGCTCGGCTGGCCGGCGGGCGGTCCCGGCGGCGAGGAAGGTCCTCTTCCACCGCTCATGGTCACTGCTGGCGTGATCGAGATCGTCGCCGGACTGATGATTCTCGTCGGCCTGTTCGCCAGCATCGCGGCATTCATCGCGAGTGGCGAGATGGCCGTGGCGTTCTTCAGGGTTCATTTCCCGCAGGGGTGGAACCCGCTGGTCAACCAGGGGGAGACGGCGGCGCTCTACGCCTTCCTGTTCCTCTACATCGCCGCTCGTGGCAGCGGGATCTGGTCCATCGATTCCGTTCGTGCAGGGGCGACTGCCGAAGCTCGCCTAGACGTCGCCGCCTGATCTCCAGGGACTGCAGATTATGAGGATGTGAGGGTTTGAGATACGGGATTTGAGGAATGTCAGGGAATGAAGGAAGGATCAAGCCCGGCAACTCCCTCACTCGCATCCTCACATCCTTTTATCTCACTCCGCCCGCGGCGTAATTTTCCAAAGCTCGCCGTCCGATTCGTCGGTCACGACATAGAGCACGCCGCCGGCTCCCTCGCGGACGTCGCGGACCCGCTGCCCTCGTTCACCGAGAAGATGTTCCTCGCCGGTCACGCGATCGCCGTCGAACGAGAGCCGCACGAGCGCCTCGGTGACGAGCCCTCCGACGAAGATGCTCCCCTCCCACTCGGGGAAGTCCCCCGAATGGATCTCCATACCGGACGGCGCGATCACCGGATCCCAGTAATAGACCGGATCGACGTAGCCGGGCCGCGTCGTCTCGGCCGTCTGTACCGGATCGCCCGAATACTCCTCGCCG is a window encoding:
- a CDS encoding DoxX family protein, producing the protein MLRKFEPQAYALLRIVSGFLFMMHGTQKLLGWPAGGPGGEEGPLPPLMVTAGVIEIVAGLMILVGLFASIAAFIASGEMAVAFFRVHFPQGWNPLVNQGETAALYAFLFLYIAARGSGIWSIDSVRAGATAEARLDVAA